The following are encoded in a window of Balaenoptera ricei isolate mBalRic1 chromosome 1, mBalRic1.hap2, whole genome shotgun sequence genomic DNA:
- the VCAM1 gene encoding vascular cell adhesion protein 1, with protein sequence MPRKMVVIFGASNILWMVFAVSQAFKIDIFPESKIIAQIGDSISLTCSTTGCESPSFSWRTQIDSPLNGKVRNEGTKSTLTMDPVSLGNEHYYLCTVICESQKLEKGIPVEIYSFPKDPEIHLSGPLEVGKPVTVTCLVPDVYPFERLEIELLKGNRSVKTQNFLEVSEMKSQETKSLEVTFTPIDEDIGKALVCQATLHINEIDSQPQVRETTKKLQVYISPKDTVISVSPSTSLQEGDSVTMTCTSEGLPAPQIFWSKKLDNGNLQLLSENATLTLIAMRMEDSGIYVCEGVNLVGKDRKEVKLIVQEKMFTVEISPGSQIAAQIGDSVVLTCDVMGCESPSFSWRTQIDSPLNGKVRSEGSKSTLTLSPVRFENEHFYLCTVTCGHKKLEKGIHVELYSFLRDPEIEMSGLLVSGNPVTVSCKVPDVYPFDRLEIELLKGESIMKNKIFLEDVSKKSLETKSLEMTFIPTTEDTGKVLVCLAKLPIDEMEFEPKQRQSTQMLYVNVAPGDTTILVSPSSILEEGRSVNMTCSSDGLPAPKILWSRLLSNGDLQPLSENTTLTLTSTKMEDSGIYVCEGINQVGISRKEVELIIQVAPKDIRLTAFPSESVKEGDTVIISCTCGNVPQTLIILKKKAESGYIVLKSTDGAYTIHRAQLEDAGVYECESKNEVGLQLRSLTLDVKGRESNKHYFSPELLVLYCASSLIIPAIGMIIYFARKANMKGSYSLVEAQKSKV encoded by the exons ATGCCTAGGAAGATGGTTGTGATCTTTGGAGCCTCAAATATACTTTGGATGGTGTTTGCAGTTT CTCAAGCTTTTAAAATCGACATCTTCCCTGAATCCAAAATTATTGCTCAGATTGGTGACTCCATCTCACTGACTTGTAGCACAACAGGCTGCGAGTCACCATCGTTCTCCTGGAGAACTCAGATAGACAGTCCGCTGAACGGGAAGGTGAGAAATGAGGGGACCAAATCCACGCTGACCATGGATCCTGTTAGTCTGGGGAATGAACACTATTACCTGTGCACAGTGATTTGTGAGTCTCAGAAACTGGAAAAAGGAATCCCAGTGGAGATCTACT CTTTCCCTAAGGACCCAGAGATTCATTTGAGTGGCCCCCTGGAGGTTGGGAAGCCAGTCACAGTCACGTGTTTGGTCCCTGATGTTTACCCATTTGAAAGGCTGGAGATAGAATTACTGAAGGGCAACCGTTCCGTGAAGACACAGAACTTTCTGGAGGTTTCAGAAATGAAGTCCCAGGAAACGAAGAGTTTGGAAGTAACCTTCACTCCTATTGATGAGGATATTGGGAAAGCTCTTGTTTGTCAAGCTACATTACACATTAATGAAATTGATTCTCAACCCCAAGTAAGGGAGACTACAAAAAAACTGCAAGTCTACA TCTCACCCAAGGACACAGTTATATCTGTGAGTCCCTCCACAAGCCTGCAAGAAGGTGACTCCGTGACGATGACATGTACCAGTGAAGGTCTACCAGCTCCACAGATTTTCTGGAGCAAGAAATTAGACAATGGGAATCTACAGCTCCTTTCTGAGAATGCAACTCTCACTTTAATTGCTATGAGGATGGAAGATTCTGGAATTTATGTGTGTGAAGGAGTTAATCTGGttgggaaagacagaaaagaggtGAAATTAATTGTTCAAG AGAAAATGTTTACTGTAGAGATCTCTCCTGGATCCCAGATTGCTGCTCAGATTGGCGACTCAGTTGTGTTGACCTGTGATGTCATGGGTTGCGAGTCCCCATCTTTCTCTTGGAGAACCCAGATAGACAGCCCTCTGAACGGGAAGGTGAGGAGCGAGGGGTCCAAGTCCACGTTGACCCTGAGCCCTGTGAGATTTGAGAACGAACATTTTTATCTGTGCACCGTGACATGTGGGcataagaaactggaaaagggaaTCCATGTGGAGCTCTACT CCTTCCTTAGAGATCCAGAAATTGAGATGAGTGGTCTGTTAGTGAGTGGAAACCCAGTCACTGTAAGCTGTAAGGTTCCTGATGTGTATCCTTTTGACCGGCTGGAAATTGAATTACTTAAAGGGGAGAGTATTATGAAGAATAAAATCTTTTTGGAAGATGTAAGTAAGAAATCCCTAGAGACCAAGAGTTTGGAAATGACCTTCATCCCCACCACTGAAGATACTGGAAAAGTTCTTGTTTGTCTGGCTAAGTTACCTATTGATGAAATGGAATTTGAACCCAAACAAAGGCAGAGTACACAGATGTTATATGTTAATG TTGCTCCCGGGGATACAACCATCTTGGTCAGCCCCTCCTCCATCCTGGAGGAAGGTAGATCTGTGAATATGACATGCTCTAGCGATGGCCTTCCAGCTCCGAAAATCCTGTGGAGCAGGCTGCTAAGTAATGGGGATCTACAGCCTCTTTCTGAGAACACCACTCTTACCTTAACGTCTACAAAAATGGAAGATTCTGGTATTTATGTCTGTGAAGGCATTAACCAGGTTGGAATAAGCAGAAAAGAAGTCGAATTAATTATCCAAG TTGCTCCAAAAGATATACGACTTACAGCTTTTCCTTCTGAGAGTGTCAAGGAAGGAGACACTGTCATTATCTCCTGTACATGTGGAAATGTTCCCCAAACTTTGATAATCCTGAAGAAAAAAGCAGAGTCAGGCTACATAGTGCTGAAGTCTACAGATGGTGCATATACCATCCACAGGGCCCAGCTGGAGGATGCGGGAGTATACGAATGTGAATCTAAAAATGAAGTTGGCTTGCAATTAAGAAGCCTAACACTTGATGTTAaag GAAGAGAAAGTAACAAGCACTATTTTTCTCCTGAACTTCTCGTGCTCTATTGTGCATCCTCCTTAATAATACCTGCCATTGGAATGATTATTTACTTTGCTAGAAAAGCCAACATGAAAGGGTCATACAGTCTTGTAGAAGCACAGAAATCAAAAGTGTAG